A single genomic interval of Microbacterium sp. LWO14-1.2 harbors:
- a CDS encoding DNA topoisomerase IV subunit A: MPKTPPPELAPERIQDIDLESEMQGSFLEYAYSVIYSRALPDARDGLKPVQRRILFQMAEMGLRPDRGHVKSARVVGEVMGKLHPHGDSAIYDALVRLAQDWALRVPLVDGHGNFGSLDDGPAAARYTEARLAAPAIALTQDLDEDVVDFIPNYDGQFQQPAVLPAAFPNLLVNGASGIAVGMATNMAPHNLIEVVAAATHLLEHPEATTEELMEFVPGPDFPSGGILMGLDGVKDAYTNGRGALKVRGKVSVESLGPRRTGIVVSELPYMVGPERLIEKIRDAVQSKKLQGISDVTDLTDRNHGLRVAIGIKTGFDPNAVLEQLYRLTPLEDSFSINNVALVDGQPRTLGLKEMLSVYVSHRIEVITRRSRYRLARREERLHLVEGLLIAILDIDEVIQVIRSSDDSEQARTRLRTVFDLSEPQAEYILELRLRRLTKFSRIELESERDALQAEIASLRELLGSDVLLRAAVAKELDAVADAYGTPRRTLLMNAAPPKPRATKGAVDLQIADAPTVLVLSTTGRAVRVDLAEGQELTAPARRSKHDAILATVDTTVRAELGALTTEGRVLRFSPVDLPSVPSSSVQLAAGTPLRDYLGITTRGERILGFVRFDSDTPIAIGTAQGTVKRIVPSALPVRPDIEVIGMKPGDTIVGAAEASDDAELVFVTTDAQLLRFSASTVRPQGAPAGGMAGVKLGSGASVLFFGAVSPGTDAVVATVSGTESALPGTDPGRVKVSAFAEYPAKGRATGGVRAHAFLKGEDRLTVAWVGPAPAQAVDPTGAVRKLPEAGARRDASGQPVEGVIGSIGRTLV; this comes from the coding sequence ATGCCGAAGACCCCGCCGCCCGAGCTCGCCCCGGAGAGAATCCAGGACATCGATCTCGAGAGTGAGATGCAGGGGTCGTTCCTCGAGTACGCATACTCCGTGATCTACTCGCGCGCTCTGCCGGACGCCCGCGACGGTCTCAAGCCCGTGCAGCGGCGCATCCTCTTCCAGATGGCTGAGATGGGCCTGCGACCCGATCGCGGACACGTCAAGAGCGCGCGCGTCGTCGGCGAGGTGATGGGAAAGCTGCACCCGCACGGCGACTCCGCGATCTACGACGCACTCGTGCGCCTCGCACAGGATTGGGCTCTCCGCGTCCCGCTCGTCGACGGACACGGCAACTTCGGCTCCCTCGACGACGGCCCCGCCGCCGCTCGGTACACCGAGGCGCGCCTCGCGGCGCCGGCGATCGCCCTCACGCAGGACCTCGACGAGGACGTCGTCGACTTCATCCCGAACTACGACGGCCAGTTCCAGCAGCCCGCTGTGCTGCCCGCCGCCTTCCCGAACCTGCTCGTCAACGGCGCGAGCGGCATCGCGGTCGGAATGGCCACGAACATGGCGCCGCACAACCTCATCGAGGTCGTCGCCGCCGCGACGCACCTGCTCGAGCATCCCGAGGCCACGACCGAGGAGCTCATGGAGTTCGTCCCCGGTCCCGACTTCCCCTCCGGCGGCATCCTCATGGGCCTCGACGGCGTGAAGGACGCGTACACGAACGGGCGCGGCGCGCTGAAGGTGCGGGGCAAGGTCTCGGTGGAGTCCCTCGGGCCGCGGCGCACCGGCATCGTCGTGTCAGAGCTGCCGTACATGGTGGGCCCCGAGCGGCTCATCGAGAAGATCCGCGACGCGGTGCAGTCGAAGAAGCTGCAGGGCATCAGCGATGTCACCGATCTCACCGACCGCAACCACGGCCTCCGGGTCGCGATCGGCATCAAGACCGGCTTCGACCCGAACGCCGTGCTCGAACAGCTCTACCGGCTCACCCCGCTCGAAGACTCCTTCAGCATCAACAACGTCGCACTCGTCGACGGTCAGCCGCGCACGCTCGGCCTCAAGGAGATGCTCAGCGTCTACGTGAGCCACCGCATCGAGGTCATCACGCGCCGCAGCCGCTACCGGCTCGCCCGCCGCGAGGAGCGCCTGCACCTCGTCGAAGGACTGCTCATCGCGATCCTCGACATCGACGAGGTCATCCAGGTCATCCGCTCGTCCGACGACTCGGAGCAGGCACGCACGCGACTGCGCACGGTCTTCGACCTCAGCGAGCCTCAGGCCGAGTACATCCTCGAACTGCGTCTGCGCCGCCTGACGAAGTTCTCACGCATCGAGCTCGAGAGCGAGCGCGACGCGCTGCAGGCCGAGATCGCCTCCCTCCGTGAGCTGCTCGGCAGCGACGTTCTCCTGCGCGCGGCCGTGGCGAAGGAGCTGGATGCCGTGGCCGACGCCTACGGCACGCCGCGCCGCACGCTGCTCATGAACGCCGCTCCGCCGAAGCCGCGCGCGACGAAGGGCGCCGTCGATCTGCAGATCGCCGATGCGCCGACCGTGCTCGTCCTGTCGACCACGGGCAGAGCAGTGCGTGTCGACCTCGCCGAGGGCCAGGAGCTCACCGCGCCTGCGCGTCGCAGCAAACACGACGCGATCCTCGCCACCGTCGACACGACGGTGCGGGCCGAGCTCGGCGCTCTCACGACGGAGGGCCGCGTCCTGCGCTTCTCCCCCGTCGATCTGCCCTCGGTCCCCTCGTCGTCGGTGCAGCTCGCCGCCGGCACACCGCTTCGCGACTACCTGGGGATCACCACGCGCGGTGAGCGGATCCTCGGCTTCGTGCGGTTCGACAGCGACACCCCGATCGCGATCGGCACGGCCCAGGGAACCGTGAAGCGCATCGTCCCGTCCGCCCTTCCCGTGCGTCCTGACATCGAGGTCATCGGCATGAAGCCCGGTGACACGATCGTAGGCGCAGCCGAAGCCTCCGACGACGCCGAGCTCGTGTTCGTGACCACGGATGCGCAGCTGCTGCGCTTCTCCGCCTCGACCGTGCGCCCGCAGGGCGCTCCCGCCGGCGGCATGGCCGGTGTGAAACTCGGCTCGGGCGCCTCTGTCCTGTTCTTCGGCGCGGTCTCACCGGGCACGGATGCCGTCGTCGCGACCGTCTCCGGCACCGAGAGCGCACTGCCGGGCACCGACCCGGGGCGCGTGAAGGTCTCCGCCTTCGCCGAGTACCCGGCCAAGGGCCGCGCGACGGGCGGTGTCCGGGCTCATGCCTTCCTCAAGGGTGAGGATCGGCTCACCGTCGCCTGGGTGGGTCCGGCACCGGCACAGGCGGTCGACCCGACCGGTGCGGTTCGCAAGCTGCCCGAGGCGGGCGCGCGACGCGACGCGTCCGGCCAGCCTGTCGAAGGCGTGATCGGCAGCATCGGGCGAACGCTGGTCTGA
- a CDS encoding nucleotide pyrophosphatase/phosphodiesterase family protein, translated as MSLMLPPESLAARSVVGVADDLFAALRGGSEALPRAESVVLVLIDGLGAITLRAHAGHARSLTAGMARKDVAHTVFPSTTAAALTSLLTGVWPGEHGLVGYRVLDRERDLLVNQLSGWESEGVDPLAWQTSPTVFERASAEGRPAFAVGVAAYARSGFTRATLRGAEFVSAEAPADRVRVAYDLAERHPGALVYCYLPEVDKAGHRHGVDSPHWIAALEELDAALSVRVPPGVGVLVTADHGMVDVPAHRQVVLEAEHLSGVRHLGGEPRMLHAYLDPDADAAEVAARWRRDLAGYADVGTREDAVAAGLFGPVVTDAAASRIGDVLIVSRGNVAVYDGTAADQRNRGMVGQHGGLTPEERQVPLIRLGAFAR; from the coding sequence ATGTCCCTCATGCTACCGCCCGAGTCGCTCGCAGCCCGGAGCGTCGTCGGGGTGGCGGACGACCTGTTCGCCGCTCTCCGCGGCGGGTCCGAGGCTCTGCCGCGGGCCGAATCGGTCGTGCTCGTGCTCATCGACGGTCTGGGCGCCATCACCCTTCGTGCCCACGCCGGCCACGCCAGATCGCTCACGGCGGGCATGGCCAGGAAGGACGTCGCGCACACCGTCTTCCCGTCGACCACCGCTGCAGCGCTGACGAGCCTGCTCACGGGAGTCTGGCCGGGGGAGCACGGCCTCGTCGGATACCGGGTGCTGGATCGCGAGCGCGACCTTCTCGTGAATCAGCTCTCCGGCTGGGAGAGCGAGGGGGTCGATCCGCTCGCATGGCAGACGTCTCCGACGGTGTTCGAGCGCGCATCGGCAGAAGGACGCCCCGCGTTCGCGGTCGGTGTCGCCGCGTACGCCCGCAGCGGTTTCACCCGCGCCACCCTGCGCGGCGCGGAGTTCGTCTCGGCCGAGGCGCCGGCGGATCGCGTGCGTGTCGCGTACGACCTCGCCGAACGCCATCCGGGCGCCCTCGTCTACTGCTACCTGCCGGAGGTCGATAAAGCCGGCCATCGGCACGGCGTCGACTCGCCGCACTGGATCGCTGCGCTGGAGGAGCTCGATGCCGCCCTTTCCGTGCGGGTGCCGCCGGGCGTCGGCGTGCTCGTGACCGCGGATCACGGCATGGTCGACGTGCCGGCCCACCGGCAGGTCGTGCTCGAGGCCGAGCACCTTTCCGGAGTGCGGCACCTCGGCGGAGAGCCGCGGATGCTGCACGCCTACCTCGATCCGGACGCCGACGCCGCCGAGGTCGCCGCACGCTGGCGCCGCGACCTCGCCGGGTACGCGGACGTGGGGACGCGGGAGGATGCCGTCGCGGCCGGTCTGTTCGGCCCGGTGGTGACGGATGCCGCGGCATCGCGTATCGGCGATGTGCTCATCGTCTCCCGGGGCAACGTCGCGGTGTACGACGGCACCGCCGCCGATCAGCGCAACCGCGGCATGGTCGGCCAGCACGGCGGTCTGACCCCGGAGGAGCGTCAGGTTCCGCTCATCCGACTCGGCGCTTTCGCGCGCTGA